ttgttgttgttgttttgtGGCAGAAGTGCATATCTGGACGAAATAGGATTGTTGTAGGCTACGGTACTTGCTTCTTTAATAATCAATCAAAGCAATTTTATTCCCTTGATACAGATACTTTGCCGTCGAGTGTTTGTTCAAATAAACAAAGTGCTCGATGAACAAATTCATACTGTTCTGCAGTTTGAATCATACCTCCTCTGTCATACcttaagtaaaataatgattttatgagtatcaaagattttataaaaatcgcaTATATTACGTTAAACAAATTAAGAAATCTATGAAATTCTCACCTCATTTGACATAGAATACCTAGTACATCAACATTACCATCTTTTAAGAGTTGAGTCATTCCTATTGCTAATGCTATAAAACATCCAGTGCGTCCAATACCTGCACTACAGTGTACCACTACAGGCCCAGATAAAGCGTTTACTTCTGCGGCTAGATTAACAAGAGCATCTGCTGCTTGAGGTACAGCATGATCTGGCCATGAATCATACCtatcaaaatcattttctataaGATTTTTACtcttgataatatattaacatttatttttattttagttacCAGTAATGCTGTACGTggcgtctttctttttcatatctaATTTCCAAATCTCTGACAGTATAaccatctttattattaatagagtTAACTATAATCGTGAAAGGACCAGCTTgtaaacgattatttttatctaaaggAAAATAGATGTCACATTTTGTTTTAGCAGCTTCGTGTAATCTTGTCATCATAACAATCACAGGAACTTTTTCTGCCCAAACCATTTTCCAGAAATCTCCTACTGTATTAGCTAATGGTCCTTGTGTTGCAATATAGCGTGCATCTTCTCCATCATATccctattaattaaaaatattatccaaTATTACATCATAATTCAGTTTATAAAATGACATTTCAGTATGAGTctagtatattttattttctccttacCCTGATATAATTGGCATTTATATAACTAGAAAGCGGATCATCAGAAGAACCAGGTAAAACTGGTAATACCACTCTAGATTGTGGATTCGGTAATACAGTacaatatctattttttattccagCTCCGCATATATCAACTTTTTCAGGAAGATTCAATGGCACTTCCCAAAATTCTTTATGTAGAGATGCGGGATCACTTATTGCTTTTTTCAATTGAGTTCTAGATAAGACATTTCCAGCACTCAGTAAAAATTCTTCCGCTGTACATTCGCGAGTTGGTGTGACCATATGGGGTGGACTTTCAGGCGCTGCTGCTAGTTCTATTGTTAAACTTGCACTCGAACCACGCCGTTCTAATaatccttttgtttttatgcGAATTGGCTCTATTTTTCGTTCTGGTGTAGCCACAGCCATTATTTCTGGTAAACCAGAAGTGACCATAGAAGCTTTTGCTTTCTGCGTAGATACTGATGGTTTTGTTACTGATTGAGGAACCCATTGCGCTTCAACAGAACTCTGAGTACTCTTACCAGTTTTATCTGTACGGCTCACCACCCCTTCTTCTACTAGACCTCTCCTGTCACCATCTTCTGTATCTTTTTCACGCGACATTTGTTTCCGTAGCCATAACAAgatctattaaataaaagttttcaatttatattttgttccaGCATGACAAAGTTTCTGTTATTcatgaaagaattaaaagagtTATATAtca
This is a stretch of genomic DNA from Vespa crabro chromosome 3, iyVesCrab1.2, whole genome shotgun sequence. It encodes these proteins:
- the LOC124422422 gene encoding tyrosine-protein phosphatase non-receptor type 5-like isoform X3; this encodes MSARSHHRIRQSTTGLDDAGMDLQAAQLSTRTGQEVRSTATLSWLDWQLPLFVALCAIAGAILFTFLILLWLRKQMSREKDTEDGDRRGLVEEGVVSRTDKTGKSTQSSVEAQWVPQSVTKPSVSTQKAKASMVTSGLPEIMAVATPERKIEPIRIKTKGLLERRGSSASLTIELAAAPESPPHMVTPTRECTAEEFLLSAGNVLSRTQLKKAISDPASLHKEFWEVPLNLPEKVDICGAGIKNRYCTVLPNPQSRVVLPVLPGSSDDPLSSYINANYIRGYDGEDARYIATQGPLANTVGDFWKMVWAEKVPVIVMMTRLHEAAKTKCDIYFPLDKNNRLQAGPFTIIVNSINNKDGYTVRDLEIRYEKERRHVQHYWYDSWPDHAVPQAADALVNLAAEVNALSGPVVVHCSAGIGRTGCFIALAIGMTQLLKDGNVDVLGILCQMRYDRGGMIQTAEQYEFVHRALCLFEQTLDGKVSVSRE
- the LOC124422422 gene encoding tyrosine-protein phosphatase non-receptor type 5-like isoform X1, giving the protein MNMAVLTYSQPLVLNHKVHFTVNQTFLVVLTYVFLIQGGTGIPLSHHYVNDAEQYDSSINDDNTKPLEKFYLITEQRWHTDTVLPISLLPSTEGMSARSHHRIRQSTTGLDDAGMDLQAAQLSTRTGQEVRSTATLSWLDWQLPLFVALCAIAGAILFTFLILLWLRKQMSREKDTEDGDRRGLVEEGVVSRTDKTGKSTQSSVEAQWVPQSVTKPSVSTQKAKASMVTSGLPEIMAVATPERKIEPIRIKTKGLLERRGSSASLTIELAAAPESPPHMVTPTRECTAEEFLLSAGNVLSRTQLKKAISDPASLHKEFWEVPLNLPEKVDICGAGIKNRYCTVLPNPQSRVVLPVLPGSSDDPLSSYINANYIRGYDGEDARYIATQGPLANTVGDFWKMVWAEKVPVIVMMTRLHEAAKTKCDIYFPLDKNNRLQAGPFTIIVNSINNKDGYTVRDLEIRYEKERRHVQHYWYDSWPDHAVPQAADALVNLAAEVNALSGPVVVHCSAGIGRTGCFIALAIGMTQLLKDGNVDVLGILCQMRYDRGGMIQTAEQYEFVHRALCLFEQTLDGKVSVSRE
- the LOC124422422 gene encoding tyrosine-protein phosphatase non-receptor type 5-like isoform X2, translating into MRQCVDAILLHGGTGIPLSHHYVNDAEQYDSSINDDNTKPLEKFYLITEQRWHTDTVLPISLLPSTEGMSARSHHRIRQSTTGLDDAGMDLQAAQLSTRTGQEVRSTATLSWLDWQLPLFVALCAIAGAILFTFLILLWLRKQMSREKDTEDGDRRGLVEEGVVSRTDKTGKSTQSSVEAQWVPQSVTKPSVSTQKAKASMVTSGLPEIMAVATPERKIEPIRIKTKGLLERRGSSASLTIELAAAPESPPHMVTPTRECTAEEFLLSAGNVLSRTQLKKAISDPASLHKEFWEVPLNLPEKVDICGAGIKNRYCTVLPNPQSRVVLPVLPGSSDDPLSSYINANYIRGYDGEDARYIATQGPLANTVGDFWKMVWAEKVPVIVMMTRLHEAAKTKCDIYFPLDKNNRLQAGPFTIIVNSINNKDGYTVRDLEIRYEKERRHVQHYWYDSWPDHAVPQAADALVNLAAEVNALSGPVVVHCSAGIGRTGCFIALAIGMTQLLKDGNVDVLGILCQMRYDRGGMIQTAEQYEFVHRALCLFEQTLDGKVSVSRE